ATAAGTGCTGACGGGGATCGGTTTACCCAGCACCGATCGGAATTTGGTGGCCCATTGCTCCTGGAACCAACCCACGAGTCCTTGCGGTAACAGCGTTACGACAAAGAGGAACATTGCCCCTTGGAAAAACAGCCAAATTTCGGGGAACTGCTCACTGAGCAAACTGCCGGCCCAGTTGACGATAACGGCGCCAATAATGGCCCCGACTAAGGTGCCGCGTCCCCCGACTGCGACCCAAATTACCATCTCAATCGAAAAGGCGATGGCCATATATTGCGGTGAAACAATGCCGGATTGCACGGTGTAGAGGGCACCCGCGATGCCCGCTAAGGCCCCAGAAATCGCGAAGACCAGGGTTTTAAAGCTCGTGGGGTTGTACCCGGAGAAACGCACCCGCGCTTCATCATCCCGAATCGCAATCAACAAGTTGCCAAAGCGTCCCTGGGTGAGCCAGCGGCACAGCCCGTAGGCCAAGACCAAAACGATGACGGTGAGGACGAATAAATTGCGTTGGGCCACATCGGAACCGAGCAATACACCAAATAGCTTGGCCGTCTCGGTTTCAACCCGTTGGTGCCGTTAATCAGCTTCTGCTGGCCGTTGAAGAAGTTGTAAAACACCAGCAACATAGCCTGGGTCAAAATCGAGAAATAGACTCCCCGAATCCGGTTGCGGAAGACTAAATAGCCCAATAACCCCGACACAATCATCGGAATCAGCCACAGTGCGATCAGCGTAAACGGCAAGGAGTGAAATGGTTCCCAGAACCAAGGTAGTTCCTTCACCCCGTATAAGGTGAAAAATTCTGGCAGTTGTCCGTCCGGCAGCTGTAGCTTCAGGAACATGGCGATCGCATATCCCCCCAAAGCAAAAAAGATGCCATGACCGAGGCTAAGCAAGCCGGTATAACCCCAGATTAAATCGATCCCCAAGGCAGCGATCGCCAGCGAGAAGAAACGGCCAAAGAGTTTGAGGCGAAACGCTGGGAGCGCCAAGGGCAGAATCACGATGGCGGCGAGGGCGATCGCCATGACGATACCCACTTCGACCCAAGGTGATTTTTTGGCGCGGCGTTGTTGTCGAGTTGCAATCATCATCACCCCCCCTATGCGTCAACAGAACGACCTTTCTGGGGGAATAATCCCGCCGGTCGAACCTGTAAGAACAGAATAATCAAAGCAAAAATCAGCACCTTGGCCATGCTCGAGGTGGCGAAGAAGTTCATCACATCAATCACGGGTTTGAACAATTCGGCGTTCCAACTGCTTAAGACAAACGGAATGGTGCCAGAGCCGATCAGATAACTGGTGACGCCGATGATCATGGAGGCGACTATCGTGCCCACGAGTTTTCCCACCCCGCCGACCACGACGACCATAAAGGCATCGACAATATAGTTGCTGCCGAGGTTTGGCCCCACGGACCCCAAGAACGTCACGGCACAACCGGCAATACCGGCCAGCCCGGAACCTAAGGCAAAGGTTAAGGCATCAACGGTATTGGTCGGAATGCCTAAGCAAGAACTCATTTCCCGGTTCTGGGTCACGGCCCGAATCCGCAAACCCCAGCGGGATTTTTGGAGAAACCAATAGGTGCCAATCACACAGACAATCATCAAAATAATGATGAATAAGCGGGCATAGGGAAAGTTCAGATCCCCCAACTTCAAACTGCCGCGGAGCCAAGCCGGGGGCGTGACATCGATATTCCGCTTGCCAAACCAGGACTTGCCCCAGAACGAACGTGTGCCCTGACTCAGGAGGATTTGACTAATCGCAATACTCACGCCACCGGCAATGCCAAACAGCAGTGCTCGGAGGCGATTAGAAATTTTTGTACCGACTGCGCGGGTTCGCCCCAGAAACCATTGCGTGCCCAAAAAGATGGTGGAGAATATGCCAATCCCGGCGGCCATACCCCAAGTTGCACTGCGGACTGATTCGCGCAGAATCAGGCTAATGCCCCAAGTGGCCAGCAAGGTTTCGAGCGGGCGGCCATAAAGGAAGCGAATGACTCCCCGTTCGAGGATGAGTCCGGCCAGTGCCGCGACCCCAAAGGCTAAAAATAAAGCTGGAAATACGTATAGGGTGGTCCAAGGCTCACCCCAGCCCTTGGCCACATTTTGAACGACGTAGGTGGTATACGCCCCGAGCATCATCATTTCACCATGGGCGAGGTTAATCACACCCATCAGGCCAAAAACAATTGCTAGTCCCAAGGCGGACATCAGCAAAACGGCCCCAATACTCACCCCATCAAAGAGGCTACTAATAAACAGCGACACAAGTTTGTTCTTCTACAACACAACGACTTCAGAGCGGATGGGGTAATTTATTCGGTTTTCAGGACGATGGCCACAAAATACAGCCATAAATCCGCGATAACAGTACAGGATCGCGCTAGGGGATCGGATACATAATCCCCTCGAACCGATTGTGTCAGAAAAGGTTAGAGGGGATGGGAGTGTTACCGCCGTCGTTAGATTACTTAATGACGGCGATAGCGCCAGACAACAAATTTGCCTCATGCAAACTAGCTTGTCTTATACTTTTCGCCCTTCGCTGGATCGGACCAGTCGCAGGCGTAGCCCTTAGTCTCAGGGACAAACTGGTTCCAGGGCACGGGATCAATCGGGCCATCTGTGGACGAAACGATGTCAAACAATCCGTCATCGCGAATCTGACCAATTCGGACAGTCTTCGAAATGTGGTGGTTGCCGTTCATTGTGACCTTGCCTTCTGGGGCATCAAAGGTCTGCCCGATTGCAGCGGCGCGAACTGCTTCGAGTTCAGTGGTCTTGGCTTTCTCCACGGCCTGCTTCCACAGGTAAACCATGATGTAAGCCGCTTCCATTGGGTCGTTTGTGACACGATCGTCACCGTACTTCGCTTTGAAATCCTTGACCCACTTTTCGTTGGCTGGAGATTCGACGGTTTGGAAGTAGTTCCAAGCGGCGTAGTGGCCCTTGAGGAATTCCTTACCAATCTGGCGGACTTCTTCTTCCGCCACACTGACCGACATGACGGGATACTTATCCGGTCCCATGCCAGCGCCTTGGAGCTGTTTGAAGAAGGCGGTATTGCTATCACCATTCAAGCTATTGAAGATGACGCCGCCGTCGGGCAAGGCTTGCTTAATCTTGGCGATGATGGGTGTAACTTCGTTGTTACCCAAAGGTAGATAGTCTTCGCCAACGGTTTCGCCGCCCTTAGCTTTGAGCTGCTCTTTGATAATCGTGTTGGCAGTCCGAGGGAAAACGTAGTCAGAACCGACTAGGAAGAACTTCTTGCCTTTATTTTCCAATAACCAATCAACGGCGGGCTCAATCTGCTGGTTCGGCGCGGCGCCAGTGTAGAAGATATTTTTGGAACATTCTTGGCCCTCGTATTGCACGGGATACCAGAGCATGTGGTTCTTCGACTCGAATACTGGCTTGACGGCCTTGCGACTGGCAGAAGTCCAGCAACCAAAGACTGTCGCGACTTTATCCTGGTCGATTAGCTTTGTGGCTTTCTCCGCGAATTTCGGCCAAT
The nucleotide sequence above comes from Romeriopsis navalis LEGE 11480. Encoded proteins:
- a CDS encoding ABC transporter permease subunit is translated as MMIATRQQRRAKKSPWVEVGIVMAIALAAIVILPLALPAFRLKLFGRFFSLAIAALGIDLIWGYTGLLSLGHGIFFALGGYAIAMFLKLQLPDGQLPEFFTLYGVKELPWFWEPFHSLPFTLIALWLIPMIVSGLLGYLVFRNRIRGVYFSILTQAMLLVFYNFFNGQQKLINGTNGLKPRRPSYLVYCSVPMWPNAIYSSSPSSFWSWPTGCAAGSPRDALATC
- a CDS encoding ABC transporter permease subunit, which codes for MAQRNLFVLTVIVLVLAYGLCRWLTQGRFGNLLIAIRDDEARVRFSGYNPTSFKTLVFAISGALAGIAGALYTVQSGIVSPQYMAIAFSIEMVIWVAVGGRGTLVGAIIGAVIVNWAGSLLSEQFPEIWLFFQGAMFLFVVTLLPQGLVGWFQEQWATKFRSVLGKPIPVSTYPRLETDPEVARERENLSN
- the urtA gene encoding urea ABC transporter substrate-binding protein, giving the protein MNRRRFLLYSSTALGASIFLKACGGSAPTDSSSSSSTSSTSGGGGGDTIKVGILHSLSGTMAISETTVVDAEKLAIAEINAAGGVLGKQIEFVEEDGASDWPKFAEKATKLIDQDKVATVFGCWTSASRKAVKPVFESKNHMLWYPVQYEGQECSKNIFYTGAAPNQQIEPAVDWLLENKGKKFFLVGSDYVFPRTANTIIKEQLKAKGGETVGEDYLPLGNNEVTPIIAKIKQALPDGGVIFNSLNGDSNTAFFKQLQGAGMGPDKYPVMSVSVAEEEVRQIGKEFLKGHYAAWNYFQTVESPANEKWVKDFKAKYGDDRVTNDPMEAAYIMVYLWKQAVEKAKTTELEAVRAAAIGQTFDAPEGKVTMNGNHHISKTVRIGQIRDDGLFDIVSSTDGPIDPVPWNQFVPETKGYACDWSDPAKGEKYKTS
- a CDS encoding ABC transporter permease subunit; translated protein: MSLFISSLFDGVSIGAVLLMSALGLAIVFGLMGVINLAHGEMMMLGAYTTYVVQNVAKGWGEPWTTLYVFPALFLAFGVAALAGLILERGVIRFLYGRPLETLLATWGISLILRESVRSATWGMAAGIGIFSTIFLGTQWFLGRTRAVGTKISNRLRALLFGIAGGVSIAISQILLSQGTRSFWGKSWFGKRNIDVTPPAWLRGSLKLGDLNFPYARLFIIILMIVCVIGTYWFLQKSRWGLRIRAVTQNREMSSCLGIPTNTVDALTFALGSGLAGIAGCAVTFLGSVGPNLGSNYIVDAFMVVVVGGVGKLVGTIVASMIIGVTSYLIGSGTIPFVLSSWNAELFKPVIDVMNFFATSSMAKVLIFALIILFLQVRPAGLFPQKGRSVDA